In Polaribacter sp. Hel_I_88, the following proteins share a genomic window:
- a CDS encoding pyridoxamine 5'-phosphate oxidase family protein, with protein sequence MIKNLNQQDSINFLANNYIGYLAYIYRDRPFIVPITYFFDSKDTIIGYSNKGHKTIAMHQNKQVSLEVAEIKSFTDWTSVLAHGIYEELSGIDAKSKLHEFADGIKDIILRKEERNLHFIGEFSSKINKEEIPLVFKITLDEITGKIRNH encoded by the coding sequence ATGATAAAAAATTTAAACCAACAAGACAGCATTAATTTTTTAGCTAATAATTATATAGGTTACCTCGCGTACATTTATAGAGATAGACCATTTATTGTACCAATTACGTACTTTTTTGATTCTAAAGACACCATTATAGGCTATTCTAATAAAGGACATAAAACAATAGCAATGCATCAAAACAAACAAGTTTCTTTAGAGGTTGCAGAAATAAAAAGCTTTACAGATTGGACTTCTGTTTTAGCTCACGGAATTTACGAAGAACTTTCTGGTATTGATGCAAAAAGCAAATTACATGAATTTGCAGACGGCATTAAAGATATCATATTAAGAAAAGAAGAAAGAAACCTACATTTTATTGGAGAATTTTCCAGTAAAATTAATAAAGAAGAAATCCCTTTAGTATTTAAAATTACCCTAGATGAAATAACAGGAAAAATTAGAAATCACTAA
- a CDS encoding co-chaperone YbbN — MTKFGELISTETPVLIDFYSDWNAIENNLDTLRSVAAALGEKAKVIKIDIKKNETLADALRVKGNPTFMIYKNGEMKWRQTGFHDANTLISLVQKYF, encoded by the coding sequence ATGACGAAATTCGGAGAATTAATCAGCACTGAAACACCAGTTTTAATCGATTTTTATTCAGATTGGAATGCTATCGAAAACAACTTAGATACTTTAAGAAGTGTTGCTGCAGCTTTGGGGGAAAAAGCCAAAGTAATTAAAATCGACATCAAAAAAAACGAAACTTTGGCAGATGCTTTGCGTGTAAAGGGAAATCCAACGTTTATGATTTATAAAAATGGCGAAATGAAATGGCGTCAAACAGGTTTTCATGACGCAAATACCTTAATTAGTTTGGTTCAGAAATATTTTTAA
- a CDS encoding MATE family efflux transporter — MNTDISFKRINKLAIPALIAGIAEPLLSITDTAIIGNINENATESLAAVGIVGAYISMLIWVFGQIRSAISSIISQYVGANKLDEIKTLPAQAIAIIVVCSLLVLAVSYPFAKQIFQFYNASGVVLEYCIVYFKIRIFGFPFSLFVFAIFGIFRGLQNTFYPMIIAIIGALLNIVLDLAFVYGIEGFIEPMYIEGAAYASVIAQVTMAILSIFLLIKKTDISLKIKTKFHQEIPKLLGMIGNLFIRTIALNTALYFATAYATGYGKEFIAAYTIGLNIWLLGAFMVDGYSSAGNILAGKLLGAKEYKTLLLLSIKLTKYGFITGIIIVAFGFLFYNFIGLIFTKEPLVLEQFYHVFWIVILTQPISAITFIFDGMFKGMGFMKYLRNVLILSTAFVFIPTLLFFDWLDYKLVAIWIAFTLWILARGIPLIIKFRRTFLPLANG; from the coding sequence TTGAATACAGATATTAGTTTTAAACGAATTAACAAGCTGGCAATTCCTGCTTTAATTGCGGGTATTGCAGAACCTTTACTATCTATTACAGATACAGCAATTATTGGTAATATTAATGAAAATGCTACAGAAAGCTTAGCTGCTGTTGGTATTGTTGGTGCTTATATATCTATGTTAATTTGGGTTTTCGGACAAATAAGAAGTGCAATTTCATCGATAATTTCTCAATATGTTGGCGCTAATAAATTAGATGAAATAAAAACGTTGCCTGCACAAGCTATTGCCATTATTGTAGTTTGTAGTTTGTTGGTTTTAGCAGTTTCATATCCTTTTGCCAAGCAAATATTTCAATTTTATAATGCTTCAGGAGTAGTTTTGGAGTATTGTATTGTTTACTTTAAAATTAGAATTTTCGGTTTCCCATTTTCTTTATTTGTTTTTGCGATTTTTGGAATTTTTAGAGGATTACAAAACACATTTTACCCAATGATCATTGCTATTATTGGAGCTTTATTAAACATTGTTTTAGATTTGGCTTTTGTATATGGAATAGAAGGTTTTATAGAACCTATGTATATTGAAGGAGCTGCGTATGCTAGTGTAATTGCTCAAGTTACAATGGCAATATTATCAATTTTTTTGTTAATTAAAAAAACAGATATTTCCTTAAAAATTAAGACTAAATTTCACCAAGAAATTCCGAAATTATTAGGGATGATTGGCAATCTTTTTATAAGGACAATTGCTTTAAATACAGCATTGTATTTTGCAACTGCTTATGCCACAGGTTATGGAAAAGAATTCATTGCAGCTTACACAATTGGTTTAAATATTTGGTTGTTGGGCGCTTTTATGGTTGATGGATATTCCAGTGCAGGCAATATTTTAGCAGGAAAATTATTGGGTGCAAAAGAATATAAAACCTTATTACTTTTAAGTATTAAATTAACAAAATATGGTTTTATAACAGGAATTATTATTGTTGCTTTTGGCTTTTTGTTTTATAATTTTATTGGGCTAATATTTACCAAAGAACCTTTGGTTTTAGAACAATTTTATCACGTTTTTTGGATCGTTATTTTAACACAGCCTATAAGTGCAATCACTTTTATTTTTGATGGAATGTTTAAAGGAATGGGCTTTATGAAGTATTTAAGAAACGTTTTAATTCTCTCTACAGCTTTTGTTTTTATACCAACTTTATTGTTTTTTGATTGGTTAGATTATAAATTAGTTGCTATTTGGATTGCTTTTACTTTATGGATTTTAGCGAGAGGAATTCCGCTAATTATTAAATTCAGACGTACATTTTTGCCTTTAGCAAATGGATAA
- a CDS encoding response regulator has product MKKILLIEDDAVLRENTAELLELSNYTVSTAPNGKIGVQLAFEKIPDIVVCDIMMPELDGYGVLEALSKNNSTKYIPFIFLSAKTERKDVRKGMDLGADDYITKPYTEDELISAIESRLAKASILNDERNSTANDQLKEEEEDENEIRTLNDLKNFFDDNGTIFEYSKDAVIFKEGDNSNFIYLICKGFVKCHKFDEQGKELTTALYKEDDFFGYTSFTHNIPYQETATALKDTELVGIQKSDLIKILNENHKVTLALIELLTDNISGIKDQLLEMAYSSVHKKTASTILKFVEKMNQKPEEAIKISRNDLASVAGIATETLIRTISSFKKQGLIEIEGRSIRILDIKKLQEI; this is encoded by the coding sequence ATGAAAAAAATATTATTGATAGAAGATGATGCAGTTTTGAGAGAAAATACAGCTGAACTATTAGAGCTTTCAAATTATACTGTTTCAACAGCACCCAATGGAAAAATAGGAGTACAATTAGCATTCGAAAAAATACCAGATATTGTGGTTTGTGATATTATGATGCCAGAATTAGATGGTTATGGTGTTTTAGAAGCATTGTCTAAAAATAATAGTACAAAATATATTCCTTTTATATTTTTATCTGCTAAAACAGAACGTAAAGATGTAAGAAAAGGAATGGATTTAGGTGCTGATGATTATATTACAAAACCATATACTGAAGACGAGTTAATAAGTGCGATAGAAAGTAGGTTAGCAAAAGCATCAATTTTAAACGATGAAAGAAATAGCACTGCTAATGATCAACTTAAAGAAGAGGAAGAAGATGAGAACGAAATAAGAACTTTAAATGATTTAAAGAACTTTTTTGATGACAATGGTACCATTTTCGAATACAGTAAAGACGCTGTTATTTTTAAAGAAGGAGACAATTCTAACTTTATTTATTTGATTTGTAAAGGGTTTGTAAAATGCCATAAATTTGATGAACAAGGTAAAGAATTAACCACAGCACTATATAAGGAAGATGATTTTTTTGGCTACACTTCTTTTACACATAATATTCCATATCAAGAAACGGCTACAGCTTTAAAAGACACAGAATTGGTAGGGATTCAAAAAAGTGATCTCATAAAAATTTTAAACGAAAATCATAAAGTTACCTTAGCACTTATTGAACTTTTAACAGATAATATTTCTGGCATAAAAGACCAATTGCTAGAAATGGCATATAGTTCTGTACACAAAAAAACCGCAAGCACAATTCTTAAGTTTGTAGAAAAAATGAATCAAAAACCAGAAGAAGCTATTAAAATTTCTCGTAATGATTTAGCAAGTGTAGCTGGTATTGCAACTGAAACTTTAATAAGAACTATTTCTAGTTTTAAAAAACAAGGACTTATAGAGATTGAAGGTAGGTCTATTAGAATCTTAGATATTAAAAAATTACAGGAAATTTAG
- a CDS encoding sterol desaturase family protein, translating into MIDTIVVFFENLSSLQKFIWIVGCLSIFWILEGVYPLKKHQYNKWKHAKTNFVLLFSTMLINVIFGLITVGVFLWIDTTNFGLLNLVDFPVWVEIILAIMILDFTSQYLVHYLLHKIPFMWRFHTVHHSDTHVDVTSGTRHHPIDFIFRETFALLGVLIAGLPVSYYLMYRILTVLFTYFSHADISLPTKLDKAISYVFISPNTHKFHHHHVMPWTDTNFGNIFSFWDRIFGTFIYQDTKDIVYGVDILDAEKSEDILYQLKAPFKKGLKSVEYKR; encoded by the coding sequence ATGATTGATACTATTGTTGTTTTTTTTGAGAATCTAAGTAGCTTACAAAAGTTTATTTGGATTGTGGGTTGCTTATCTATTTTCTGGATTTTAGAGGGCGTTTATCCGCTTAAAAAACATCAATATAACAAATGGAAACACGCGAAAACTAATTTCGTTTTACTGTTTTCTACAATGCTTATAAATGTAATTTTTGGGTTGATAACTGTGGGTGTTTTTCTTTGGATTGATACCACAAATTTTGGTTTGTTAAATTTGGTTGATTTTCCTGTTTGGGTAGAAATCATTTTAGCAATTATGATTTTAGATTTTACCTCACAATATTTAGTGCATTATTTATTGCACAAAATACCATTTATGTGGCGATTTCATACAGTACATCATAGTGATACGCATGTAGATGTAACTTCTGGAACAAGACATCATCCAATCGATTTTATTTTTAGAGAAACCTTTGCTTTACTGGGTGTTTTAATTGCTGGCTTGCCTGTTTCTTATTATTTAATGTACAGAATTTTAACGGTTCTTTTTACCTATTTTTCGCATGCAGATATTAGTTTACCAACCAAATTAGACAAAGCAATTAGTTATGTTTTTATTTCGCCTAACACACACAAATTTCATCATCATCATGTAATGCCTTGGACAGATACCAACTTTGGAAATATCTTTTCTTTCTGGGACAGAATTTTTGGAACTTTTATATATCAAGACACCAAAGATATTGTGTATGGAGTTGATATTTTAGATGCAGAAAAATCTGAAGATATTCTATATCAACTAAAAGCTCCTTTTAAAAAAGGGTTGAAATCTGTGGAGTATAAAAGGTAA
- a CDS encoding metallophosphoesterase: protein MPRWLIPVLILLVVIVSVEIYTFQAFKTISKSKLVRFSYIAISVAVYAYFFITILTYDRGKGQTPEFQMAMGIMITFSIPKLIIVLILFGEDMYRLVLKMFSAISSSETQSLVGRRKFIAQIALGLAAIPFASFIYGIIQGKYNYKVIKYQLSFDDLPEAFDGYTITQISDIHSGSFTNKEKIQYGVDLINEQKSDLMLFTGDIVNNKADEMDDWIDVFKQLKAKEGKFAILGNHDYGDYMDWNSPQEKIDNFQKVKEIHQKIGFDLLLDEHRYLEKDGQKIALVGVENWGKGFNQAGDLQRASSKIKKEDFKILMSHDPSHWQEKVKKDDFNYHLTLSGHTHGLQMGIEIPGFLRWSPSQYAYKQWAGLYQEFGRYINVNRGFGYHAFPGRVGIWPEITVIELKKT from the coding sequence ATGCCTCGTTGGTTAATTCCTGTTCTTATTTTACTTGTTGTTATTGTTTCTGTTGAGATTTATACGTTTCAAGCTTTTAAAACAATTTCTAAAAGTAAATTAGTCCGTTTTTCTTATATAGCAATTAGTGTTGCTGTGTATGCGTATTTTTTCATTACCATTTTAACGTATGATAGAGGCAAAGGACAAACACCAGAATTTCAAATGGCAATGGGAATTATGATTACTTTTTCCATTCCAAAATTGATTATTGTTCTGATTCTTTTTGGTGAAGATATGTATCGATTGGTTTTAAAAATGTTCTCAGCAATTTCAAGTTCAGAAACACAATCTTTGGTTGGGAGAAGAAAATTTATAGCGCAAATAGCTTTAGGGTTAGCTGCCATTCCTTTTGCTTCTTTTATTTATGGAATTATTCAAGGAAAATATAATTATAAAGTGATTAAATATCAACTTTCTTTTGATGATTTACCTGAAGCTTTTGATGGGTATACCATTACTCAAATTTCAGACATTCATTCAGGAAGTTTTACCAACAAAGAAAAAATACAATATGGTGTAGATTTGATAAATGAGCAAAAATCTGATCTGATGTTATTTACGGGTGATATTGTAAATAATAAAGCCGATGAAATGGATGATTGGATTGATGTTTTTAAACAGTTAAAAGCCAAAGAAGGCAAATTTGCTATTTTAGGAAATCACGATTATGGAGATTACATGGATTGGAATTCGCCTCAAGAAAAAATTGATAATTTTCAAAAAGTAAAAGAAATTCATCAAAAAATAGGATTTGATTTATTGTTAGATGAACATAGATATTTAGAAAAAGACGGACAAAAAATAGCCTTAGTTGGAGTAGAAAATTGGGGAAAAGGTTTTAATCAAGCAGGAGATTTGCAGCGAGCATCATCAAAAATAAAAAAAGAAGATTTTAAGATTTTGATGAGTCACGATCCTAGTCATTGGCAAGAAAAAGTAAAAAAAGACGATTTCAATTATCATTTAACATTAAGTGGTCATACACATGGTTTACAAATGGGTATTGAAATTCCCGGGTTTTTACGATGGAGTCCATCTCAATATGCCTATAAACAATGGGCAGGTTTGTATCAAGAATTTGGCAGGTATATTAATGTAAATAGAGGTTTTGGATATCATGCATTTCCTGGAAGAGTTGGTATTTGGCCAGAAATTACGGTAATAGAATTGAAAAAAACTTGA
- a CDS encoding HAMP domain-containing sensor histidine kinase — translation MLLASILILVVTVYQYDEQTKDYNIHRFERKEATTIETIDLELTNKTSYPVKTENLSKIFQERIYEISSINKLNISIFDLHGNLLVSSKTNAFEDSQIKPLSYNNLNNLNQNSNHRILISDEIDGMGYQASYTYIHDPKFKRIGILELQFSQDNSEIEEELKEFISRLGLVYLLMLIIAIALAYFLSSYITRSIKTISDKMQQTRLNERNEKIMVDSASSEIEVLIEAYNNMIDQLEESAVKLAKSEREQAWREMAKQVAHEIKNPLTPMRLTVQSFERKFNPEDEKIREKLAEYSQTLIQQIDVMSSIASAFSDFAKMPTQNREKINVVSVVKLAIDIFNEDFISFKTTEKELFANLDKTQLIRVVTNLVKNALQAIENEENPIIDVIVLTEKNNIKIIVSDNGKGIAEDVKDLIFEPKFTTKTSGMGLGLGMIKNIIEAYEGRISFTSKEGIGTIFTVILPKE, via the coding sequence GTGTTATTGGCATCCATCTTAATTTTGGTGGTTACAGTGTATCAATATGATGAGCAAACAAAAGATTACAATATTCATCGTTTTGAGCGAAAAGAAGCCACAACTATAGAAACTATTGATTTAGAATTAACGAACAAAACAAGTTATCCTGTAAAGACAGAAAACTTATCAAAGATATTTCAAGAGCGTATTTATGAAATTTCATCGATCAACAAATTAAATATTTCTATTTTCGATTTGCATGGAAATTTATTAGTTTCCTCTAAAACCAATGCTTTTGAAGATAGTCAAATTAAGCCTTTAAGTTACAATAATCTCAATAATTTAAACCAAAACTCAAACCATAGAATTTTAATTTCTGATGAAATAGATGGTATGGGTTATCAAGCTTCTTACACCTACATTCACGACCCAAAATTTAAGAGAATTGGTATTTTAGAACTACAATTTAGCCAAGATAATTCAGAGATTGAGGAAGAATTAAAGGAGTTTATTTCTAGATTAGGTTTGGTGTATTTATTAATGTTGATTATTGCTATTGCTTTAGCCTATTTTTTATCAAGTTACATTACACGTTCTATAAAAACGATATCCGATAAAATGCAGCAAACTCGTTTAAATGAACGCAATGAAAAAATTATGGTAGATTCTGCCAGTTCAGAAATCGAAGTTTTAATTGAAGCCTACAATAATATGATAGATCAATTAGAAGAAAGTGCTGTAAAATTGGCAAAAAGTGAGCGTGAACAAGCGTGGAGAGAAATGGCAAAACAAGTTGCGCACGAAATTAAAAATCCACTGACACCAATGCGTTTAACCGTGCAAAGTTTTGAGCGTAAGTTTAATCCTGAAGACGAAAAAATTAGAGAAAAGTTGGCAGAATATAGCCAAACTTTAATTCAACAGATAGATGTAATGAGTTCTATTGCTTCTGCTTTTTCTGATTTTGCAAAAATGCCAACTCAAAACAGAGAAAAAATAAATGTGGTAAGTGTCGTAAAGTTGGCTATTGATATTTTTAACGAAGATTTTATCAGTTTTAAAACAACAGAAAAAGAATTATTTGCAAATTTAGATAAAACGCAATTAATTAGAGTGGTTACCAATTTGGTTAAAAACGCCTTGCAAGCTATCGAAAATGAAGAAAATCCTATTATTGATGTGATTGTTTTAACAGAAAAAAACAATATAAAAATTATAGTTTCAGACAATGGAAAAGGAATTGCAGAAGACGTAAAAGATTTAATTTTTGAACCTAAATTTACCACCAAAACAAGTGGAATGGGACTTGGTTTAGGAATGATAAAAAATATTATAGAAGCCTATGAAGGTAGAATTTCTTTTACATCAAAAGAAGGGATAGGAACTATTTTTACTGTAATTTTACCAAAAGAATAA
- a CDS encoding enoyl-CoA hydratase/isomerase family protein has translation MDFENIIVEKGDGLGQITINRPKKLNALNKDTITELSLAFKLLEEDAEVKVIILTGSGEKAFVAGADISEFANFSVDEGGKLAQEGQEILFDYVENLSTPVIAAVNGFALGGGLELAMACHFRIASDNAKMGLPEVSLGVIPGYGGTQRLPQLVGKGKAMELIMTAGMISAEDAKDCGLVNHVTTLEELLPLAEKLAGKIMRNSSVAIASAIKAVNANFKDGVNGFDIEINEFGNCFGTEDFTEGTTAFLEKRKPNFPGK, from the coding sequence ATGGATTTCGAGAATATAATCGTAGAAAAAGGAGATGGTCTTGGACAGATAACCATCAATAGACCAAAAAAATTAAACGCTTTAAATAAAGATACTATTACAGAGTTAAGTTTAGCGTTTAAACTTTTGGAAGAGGATGCAGAAGTAAAGGTAATTATCTTAACAGGTTCTGGAGAAAAAGCTTTTGTAGCTGGTGCAGATATTTCTGAATTTGCTAATTTTTCTGTAGATGAAGGAGGAAAATTAGCCCAAGAAGGACAAGAAATATTGTTTGATTATGTAGAAAATTTATCAACACCAGTTATTGCAGCCGTTAATGGTTTTGCTTTAGGTGGAGGTTTAGAATTGGCAATGGCTTGTCATTTTAGAATAGCTTCAGACAATGCAAAAATGGGTTTACCAGAAGTTTCTTTGGGTGTAATTCCTGGTTATGGAGGTACACAACGTTTGCCACAATTAGTTGGTAAAGGCAAAGCAATGGAGTTAATTATGACTGCTGGAATGATTTCTGCAGAGGATGCAAAAGATTGTGGATTGGTAAATCATGTAACTACTTTAGAAGAATTATTGCCTTTGGCAGAAAAGCTAGCTGGTAAAATTATGCGAAACTCATCTGTAGCAATTGCAAGTGCCATTAAAGCTGTAAATGCCAATTTTAAAGATGGTGTAAATGGTTTTGATATAGAAATTAATGAGTTTGGAAACTGTTTTGGAACTGAAGATTTTACAGAAGGAACTACTGCTTTTTTAGAAAAAAGAAAGCCAAATTTTCCTGGTAAATAA
- a CDS encoding PAS domain-containing sensor histidine kinase — protein sequence MFNQDQDVFNVLLGSVSEGVIVVDEHQVIIEANESALKMFGYEDNELIKQPLNTLIPRNYHAEHGSHFKGFMKDKKRRRMGQGRDIFGARKDGSIFPLEAGLNPFTIYGKNYVMALVIDITLRKKQEQKIIELNTDLEDRVAQRTKDLKKAIEGLKTLNLELDVENKKRIEAEEETKIALKKEQELNELKTKFLSLVSHEFKTPLSGILTSTMLLGKYKLSEQQEKRDKHIKTITDKVHYLNNILNDFLSIEKLERGELTYNPTSFKLSKVVDEVVYNANILLKGGQKINYPENIDDFLLYQDEKIVELALSNLVHNAIKYSSENTIIDIMISQNDKETTFKVIDNGIGIPEKDQKNIFNRYFRAENALLSQGTGIGLNIVKNHIENLKGTISFTSTENKETTFTFIIPNKATK from the coding sequence ATGTTTAATCAAGATCAAGATGTATTTAATGTTTTATTAGGGTCAGTCTCTGAAGGTGTTATTGTTGTAGACGAACATCAAGTAATTATAGAGGCAAACGAATCTGCCCTTAAAATGTTTGGCTATGAAGATAATGAACTTATAAAGCAACCTTTAAATACGTTAATTCCTCGAAATTATCATGCAGAACATGGAAGCCACTTTAAAGGTTTTATGAAAGATAAAAAACGCAGAAGAATGGGGCAAGGAAGAGATATTTTTGGCGCAAGAAAAGATGGTAGTATTTTTCCTTTAGAAGCTGGTTTAAATCCTTTTACTATTTATGGGAAAAACTATGTAATGGCATTGGTTATAGATATTACATTGCGTAAAAAACAGGAACAAAAAATTATAGAATTAAATACTGATTTAGAGGATAGAGTAGCTCAAAGAACCAAAGATTTAAAAAAAGCAATTGAAGGGCTCAAAACACTAAATCTTGAGTTAGATGTTGAAAATAAAAAAAGAATTGAAGCCGAAGAAGAAACTAAAATTGCCTTAAAAAAGGAACAAGAATTAAATGAATTAAAAACCAAATTTTTATCTTTAGTTTCTCACGAATTTAAAACACCTTTAAGTGGTATTTTAACCTCTACAATGTTGTTAGGTAAATATAAACTAAGTGAGCAACAAGAAAAAAGAGATAAGCATATTAAAACAATTACAGATAAAGTTCATTATTTAAATAATATTTTAAATGATTTTTTATCGATAGAAAAATTAGAAAGAGGAGAATTAACTTACAATCCAACATCTTTCAAGTTAAGTAAAGTTGTAGATGAGGTTGTGTACAATGCTAATATTCTATTAAAAGGTGGACAAAAAATAAATTATCCAGAAAATATTGATGATTTTCTATTGTATCAAGATGAAAAAATTGTAGAATTAGCCCTATCTAATTTGGTACATAATGCCATAAAATATTCATCAGAAAATACCATTATAGATATCATGATTTCTCAAAATGATAAAGAAACTACTTTTAAGGTAATAGATAATGGAATTGGCATCCCAGAAAAAGATCAAAAAAATATCTTTAACCGTTATTTTAGAGCAGAAAATGCACTGCTTTCTCAAGGTACAGGAATAGGACTAAATATTGTAAAAAATCATATCGAAAACCTAAAAGGAACCATTTCTTTTACAAGTACAGAAAACAAAGAAACTACATTTACATTTATAATACCCAACAAAGCAACCAAATGA
- a CDS encoding DUF5615 family PIN-like protein: MKLLFDQNISFRIIQKIQNTFHDSKQIRSLNLENATDTDIWEYSKIHNFSIVTFDADFSDIANIKGNPPKIIWLRIGNTTTKNIAEILKKHQLTISDFIEKIEYSKIACLEITN; encoded by the coding sequence GTGAAACTACTCTTTGATCAAAATATTTCTTTCAGAATTATTCAAAAGATTCAAAACACATTCCACGATTCTAAACAAATAAGGAGCTTAAATCTTGAAAATGCTACTGATACAGATATTTGGGAATATTCTAAAATACATAATTTTTCAATAGTAACTTTTGATGCCGATTTTTCTGATATTGCAAATATTAAAGGAAATCCTCCAAAAATAATTTGGTTAAGAATAGGAAATACAACAACAAAAAATATTGCTGAAATTTTAAAAAAACACCAATTAACTATCTCTGATTTTATTGAAAAAATTGAATATAGTAAAATTGCTTGTTTAGAGATTACAAATTAG
- a CDS encoding DUF433 domain-containing protein has product MDYKKYITIEPNKRFGKPILIGTRISVYDVLNWLANGMSKKEILKDFPELNKESINACLSFAANRENIVRVAS; this is encoded by the coding sequence ATTGATTACAAGAAATACATAACTATTGAGCCAAATAAAAGGTTTGGAAAGCCAATACTAATTGGTACTAGAATTTCTGTATACGATGTTTTAAACTGGTTAGCAAATGGAATGTCAAAAAAAGAAATTTTAAAAGATTTTCCTGAACTAAATAAAGAAAGTATTAATGCTTGTTTATCTTTTGCAGCAAATAGAGAAAACATAGTAAGAGTTGCATCGTGA
- a CDS encoding universal stress protein, with protein sequence MQNILVPIGFTENAQNTLQYAIDFAAETNAKIFVFRAYSAPTKMGTIINVNNIIERETNLYLRTMVNSVDKKNVEIKLISAKGSVVDSVVSIDDELGIDLVIIGAKSNSIKEEIFLGKTAGSLVKQTDVPLLTVPENYQYIPIKNILLAFKSGILKSKTALHPLQNIVEKFNAQVNLLLVKTPNYKQEDLVIHKELEKLQATLTVTENATTFQGVLEHIKTHNPDMLCVFRRKRGFFQKLWEKNTILKEEFYTNVPLLILKGK encoded by the coding sequence ATGCAAAATATTTTAGTTCCTATCGGATTTACAGAAAACGCTCAAAACACCTTGCAATATGCAATTGATTTTGCAGCTGAAACAAATGCGAAAATTTTTGTTTTTAGAGCGTATAGTGCACCAACTAAAATGGGAACCATTATAAATGTAAACAACATTATTGAACGTGAAACGAATTTGTATTTGCGCACTATGGTAAATTCTGTAGATAAAAAAAACGTAGAAATTAAATTAATTTCTGCAAAAGGTTCTGTAGTAGACAGTGTTGTATCTATTGATGATGAATTAGGAATTGATTTAGTTATTATTGGAGCAAAAAGCAACTCTATAAAAGAAGAAATATTTTTAGGAAAAACTGCTGGGAGCCTTGTAAAACAGACAGATGTTCCTTTATTAACTGTACCTGAAAACTACCAATACATTCCAATTAAAAATATTTTATTAGCTTTTAAATCTGGTATTTTAAAAAGCAAAACAGCTTTGCATCCTTTACAGAATATCGTTGAAAAGTTTAATGCTCAAGTAAATTTATTGTTGGTAAAAACACCAAATTACAAACAAGAAGATCTAGTGATTCATAAAGAATTAGAAAAATTACAAGCTACTTTAACGGTTACTGAAAACGCGACTACTTTTCAAGGAGTTTTGGAGCACATTAAAACTCATAATCCAGATATGTTATGTGTTTTTAGACGTAAAAGAGGTTTCTTTCAAAAACTTTGGGAAAAAAACACGATTTTAAAAGAAGAATTTTATACCAATGTTCCTTTATTGATTTTAAAAGGGAAATAA